The window TGTGCGAAGGACGAGAAGATCGACCACAACCTCGCCAAGAGCCTCATCAGCAAGGCGAAGAACTCCGGCCTGAACGCCTCGACCGACGAGAACAGCCTCGCCGGAGCGGTTTATCGCCGTTACCAGGAGGAACTCCACTCGCTCAATGCGATGGATTTCGACGATCTGCTCGTGCAGGCGGTGAAGCTCATGGAGGAGCATCCCGAGGTGCGAGACAAATGGCGTGCCCGCATCGAGCAGCTCATGGTCGACGAGTTTCAGGATACGAATGGCCTCCAGCTCCGCATGGTCGGCCTGCTGGCCAGCGGCGATCCGCCGAATGTCTGCGTGGTGGGCGACGACGACCAGAGCATCTACGGATGGCGCGGCGCGGATGTGTCGAACATCCTCGAGTTTGAGCGGCATTTCCCAAACCCCAAGGTCATCCGCCTGGAGCAAAATTACCGCAGTACCAACGCCATCCTCGGCGCAGCCAACCGGCTCATTCGCAACAACCCGCGACGCCGTGGCAAAAACCTCTGGAGTCCGCAGCAGGGCGGCGAGCCGGTGCGTATTATTGCGGTGCCGGATGATCGCAAGGAGGCGGAGTTTATCGTCGAGGAAATCGCCGCGCACCGCCGCAGCCAGAATCTCCCGTGGGAGCACTTTGCGATCATCTATCGCATGAACGCCCAGTCGCGCCTGCTGGAGGAAAACCTCCGCAAGCACAAGATTCCCTACCGTCTCGTGGGCGGGAAGAGCTTCTTCGAGCGGCGCGAGATCAAGGACATCATGGCGTACATGACGGCGCTGCTGAATCCCTCCGACGATCAGTCGCTGTTACGCATCATCAACACGCCGCCGCGTGGTATCGGCGCGACGACGGTGGAGCTCGCGCTGTCGCACAGCGTGGAGCATCGGCAGAGTCTCTACGAGGCGCTGCGCCACGACTTGTTTTTGGAAACCTGCACGCGCAAGGCGGCGGATGCGATCAAGCGTTTCACCGACGAACTCGAGGAAACGCGAATTCGTGTCTCCACGCCGGGCGCGCCAATTGCCGAGATCATCTCCACTCTGATCGAGAACTGCGACTACATGGAGGACATGAAGCGCACCTGCAAAACTCCCGACGAGGCGATGAACCGCGAGGAGAATGTGCGCGAGATGATTCGCGCCCTCGACGAGTACCAGAAGCGCTCGAAGGACGGCCTGCAAGGCTACCTCGACGAGGTGAGCCTCGACCGCGAGCGCGAGGAGGACAAGGCGGAGACCGCGCTCGGCGTCACGCTCATCACCATGCACGCGGCGAAGGGGCTGGAGTTTCCCCACGTCCACCTCATCGGCGTGGAGGACGGATTCCTCCCTCACGACCGATCGAAGGCCGAGGGCACCGTCGACGAAGAGCGGCGGTTGTTTTACGTCGGCATCACGCGGGCGATGAAATCGCTCATCATCACGTGGTGCCGGGCGCGCGTGAAATTCGGCAGCCCGATGCACTGCCTGCCGAGTCCGTTCCTGCAGGAAATCAAGGGCGAGCACGTTGAGGAGGAGACTTATGAGGAAATCATGAGCCGCCCGATGGGAGAGGAAGACATCATGGCGCAGTTTGCCAAGCTGCGCGCGCAGCTTTCCGGATAGGGCGTTTTCTGACAGAAATGCTCTCATGAAATTCGGAATTCTTGGAGCCATGCCGGAGGAGGTCGCGCTGATGGCGCGATCCATGACCGTGCATCACACGGTCGAGGCGGGCATGCGGACCTTTTACGTCGGCGAGTGGGTCGGCCAGGAGGTCGTGCTCGTGCTTTCCCGCGTGGGCAAGGTTTCCGCCGCCGTGACGACGATGCTTCTGCTGGAGCGATTCGGCGTGGATCATGTGATTTTCACCGGAGTGGCCGGCGGCATTCATCCGAGCCTGCGCGTGGGCGATGTGGTGATCGGCGACCGGCTGGTGCAGCACGACATGGACGCGAGTCCGCTGCCGGCTTTTGAGCGCTTCGAGATTCCGCTGCTGGGCAAGGTGTTCTTCGAGTCCGACCGGGAGATTTTATCCCGCGCGGTGGCGGCGGCGAAACGATACACGACCGAGTTTTTCCCGCAGGATGTCTCGGCGGA of the Terrimicrobium sacchariphilum genome contains:
- a CDS encoding ATP-dependent helicase encodes the protein MSKFRFFDLNPEQQDAASHEHGPLLILAGAGTGKTRTITARIAWLISQGVDPAKIMAVTFTNKAAREMKDRIAGMVDPDQAKAVTASTFHALCVRILRGDANRLGYKNNFSIFDEGDQTGLIKKVITRVCAKDEKIDHNLAKSLISKAKNSGLNASTDENSLAGAVYRRYQEELHSLNAMDFDDLLVQAVKLMEEHPEVRDKWRARIEQLMVDEFQDTNGLQLRMVGLLASGDPPNVCVVGDDDQSIYGWRGADVSNILEFERHFPNPKVIRLEQNYRSTNAILGAANRLIRNNPRRRGKNLWSPQQGGEPVRIIAVPDDRKEAEFIVEEIAAHRRSQNLPWEHFAIIYRMNAQSRLLEENLRKHKIPYRLVGGKSFFERREIKDIMAYMTALLNPSDDQSLLRIINTPPRGIGATTVELALSHSVEHRQSLYEALRHDLFLETCTRKAADAIKRFTDELEETRIRVSTPGAPIAEIISTLIENCDYMEDMKRTCKTPDEAMNREENVREMIRALDEYQKRSKDGLQGYLDEVSLDREREEDKAETALGVTLITMHAAKGLEFPHVHLIGVEDGFLPHDRSKAEGTVDEERRLFYVGITRAMKSLIITWCRARVKFGSPMHCLPSPFLQEIKGEHVEEETYEEIMSRPMGEEDIMAQFAKLRAQLSG
- a CDS encoding 5'-methylthioadenosine/adenosylhomocysteine nucleosidase, with the protein product MKFGILGAMPEEVALMARSMTVHHTVEAGMRTFYVGEWVGQEVVLVLSRVGKVSAAVTTMLLLERFGVDHVIFTGVAGGIHPSLRVGDVVIGDRLVQHDMDASPLPAFERFEIPLLGKVFFESDREILSRAVAAAKRYTTEFFPQDVSAESRAAFGIDTPAVYDGLIASGDQFLADPEVTAELRASLPGLLCGEMEGAAVAQVCYEMGNVPATVIRVISDQADHSAAVDFLRFVNEVAEYLTGGIVRELLAGYSK